A single genomic interval of Macaca nemestrina isolate mMacNem1 chromosome 14, mMacNem.hap1, whole genome shotgun sequence harbors:
- the PAE gene encoding glycodelin — MARLWAGLLSAILLHKALRAHTASASLSLKSSEPPRAAAMPCLLLTLGVALVCSVQATDMPQTKQNLELPKLAGTWHSMAMATNNVSLMVMVKSALRVHVTSLWPTPEDHLEMVLHRWENNSCVEKKVLGEKTENPKKFKINYMGANEAMLLDTDYDNFLFLCLTDTTTRIQCLMCQYLARVLVEDDEIMKGFIRAFRPLHKRLWYLLDLRKTEEPCHF, encoded by the exons ATGGCAAGGCTGTGGGCAGGGCTTTTGTCTGCCATCCTCCTACATAAGGCCCTCCGAGCCCACACTGCCTCAGCATCCCTCTCGCTCAAGAGCTCAGAGCCACCCAGAGCTGCAGCCATGCCATGCCTCCTGCTCACCCTGGGCGTGGCCCTGGTCTGTAGTGTCCAGGCCACGGACATGCCCCAGACCAAGCAGAACCTGGAGCTCCCAAAG TTGGCAGGGACCTGGCACTCCATGGCCATGGCCACCAACAACGTCTCCCTCATGGTGATGGTGAAGTCTGCTCTGAGGGTCCACGTCACCTCGCTGTGGCCCACCCCCGAGGACCACCTGGAGATGGTTCTGCACAGATG GGAGAACAACAGCTGTGTTGAGAAGAAGGTCCTTGGAGAGAAGACTGAGAATCCGaagaagttcaagatcaact ATATGGGGGCGAACGAGGCTATGCTGCTTGATACTGACTACGACAATTTCCTGTTTCTCTGCCTAACGGATACCACCACCCGCATCCAGTGCTTGATGTGCCAGTACCTGG CCAGAGTCCTGGTGGAGGACGACGAGATCATGAAGGGATTCATCAGGGCTTTCAGGCCCCTGCACAAGCGTCTATGGTACTTGCTGGACTTGAGAAAGACGGAAG AGCCGTGCCATTTCTAG